A genomic segment from Pseudoduganella chitinolytica encodes:
- a CDS encoding alpha/beta fold hydrolase: MQVKTINGTEVLIEGTGSETVLMLHGWPDTRALWEKQVEAFKPHFRCVRFTWPGFEPGAASVEHSLDALIGLCEAVVREVSPDKPVILLVHDWGCLFGYHFAMRHPDRVSRVVGVDIGDAGSREFKKATTIPALLGIVGYQLWLAAAWRIGGGVGENMSRWLSRQMGVPTPPDQITVAKNYPYYSTWTGKYKGVKTFRPACPMLFVYGTRKPFMFHSPQWEAWLNARPGSKAVAMDTDHWPMLRRPDEFNTLVLRWLLSHQSNEVTDASPAVL, translated from the coding sequence GTGCAAGTCAAAACCATCAACGGCACGGAAGTCCTGATCGAGGGCACCGGCAGCGAGACCGTCCTCATGCTGCACGGCTGGCCCGATACCCGCGCGCTGTGGGAAAAACAGGTCGAGGCGTTCAAGCCGCACTTTCGCTGCGTGCGCTTCACGTGGCCCGGTTTCGAGCCCGGCGCGGCCAGCGTCGAGCATTCGCTGGATGCCTTGATCGGCCTGTGCGAGGCCGTCGTGCGCGAAGTCAGTCCGGACAAGCCGGTGATCCTGCTCGTGCACGACTGGGGCTGCCTGTTCGGCTATCACTTCGCGATGCGTCATCCGGACCGGGTGTCACGCGTCGTCGGGGTCGACATCGGCGATGCGGGCTCCCGCGAGTTCAAGAAGGCCACGACGATCCCCGCGCTGCTGGGCATCGTCGGCTACCAGTTGTGGCTGGCGGCGGCCTGGCGCATCGGCGGCGGCGTCGGCGAGAACATGTCGCGCTGGCTGTCGCGCCAGATGGGCGTGCCCACGCCACCCGACCAGATCACTGTCGCGAAGAACTACCCCTACTATTCCACGTGGACGGGCAAGTACAAGGGCGTCAAGACGTTCCGCCCCGCCTGCCCGATGCTGTTCGTCTACGGCACCCGCAAGCCGTTCATGTTCCATTCGCCGCAGTGGGAAGCGTGGCTCAACGCCCGGCCCGGCAGCAAGGCCGTCGCGATGGACACCGACCACTGGCCCATGTTGCGCCGCCCCGACGAGTTCAATACGCTCGTGCTGCGCTGGCTCCTGTCCCACCAATCGAACGAGGTCACCGATGCATCACCTGCTGTCCTATGA
- a CDS encoding DUF6216 family protein, giving the protein MDSHSTIAGILGYLGSWGIGLPGLALVLTAFVIWRRTRSSHILLTRLWRLFHGKSDCKVPAIGDFLDEQTAIHQFRFTTGIQIRNVQQARRLATLFRDDSAMLNKIAAAGPHFDLDAMQLRPREQLPRLFGMACASLAYALAAWSLVAVLVALTVDRAFLRITATGTWLTLDTNYAKPMSERMGFRLDACKPASLPPDTGGFSPEEAAAICRAFGAPDNAPFIRTSIQEQRWMLGVLLVLLAYLIAELHRWLAYAKGARALKRRLDTRPRDSPSTAAEE; this is encoded by the coding sequence ATGGATTCCCACTCGACCATAGCAGGCATACTGGGCTACCTCGGCAGCTGGGGCATCGGCCTGCCCGGGCTTGCGCTCGTCCTTACGGCATTCGTCATCTGGCGCCGCACGCGTTCCAGCCACATACTCTTGACCAGGCTATGGCGGCTCTTCCACGGCAAGTCGGACTGCAAAGTGCCGGCGATCGGAGACTTCCTGGATGAGCAGACAGCCATACACCAGTTCCGTTTCACCACCGGCATACAGATCCGTAATGTGCAGCAAGCCAGGCGGCTGGCCACACTGTTTCGCGATGACAGCGCAATGTTGAACAAGATTGCCGCGGCCGGCCCGCACTTCGATCTCGACGCCATGCAGCTGCGCCCACGGGAGCAATTACCGCGGCTGTTCGGCATGGCCTGCGCCAGCTTGGCGTATGCGCTGGCAGCCTGGTCGCTCGTGGCCGTGCTCGTCGCCTTGACGGTCGATCGCGCCTTCCTGCGGATCACGGCCACCGGAACCTGGCTGACGCTCGACACGAACTATGCAAAACCGATGTCCGAGAGAATGGGATTTCGGCTCGACGCCTGCAAGCCGGCGTCGCTTCCGCCGGATACGGGCGGCTTTTCGCCCGAGGAGGCTGCCGCGATCTGCCGGGCGTTCGGCGCACCCGACAACGCTCCATTCATCCGCACGTCGATCCAGGAGCAGCGCTGGATGTTGGGCGTACTGTTGGTACTGCTGGCCTATCTGATTGCCGAGCTGCACCGCTGGCTGGCGTACGCCAAGGGCGCGCGAGCGTTGAAGCGACGGTTGGACACCAGGCCGCGCGACTCGCCGTCCACGGCCGCGGAGGAATGA
- a CDS encoding replication-associated recombination protein A, with protein MADLFSAEPRQPLAEALRPKTLDEVIGQGHLLGEGKPLRLAFQSGQPHSMILWGPPGVGKTTLARLTANAFDAAFIALSAVFAGVKDIRAAMEQAQQNLDQYGRHTILFVDEIHRFNKAQQDALLPFVESGLVTFIGATTENPSFEVNSALLSRAQVYVLKSLTDTEMRQLLDKARKAVLSHLQFDEVAIDTLVGFADGDARRFLNLLEQADTAARSSGTTKIDAKFVENAMTLNARRFDKGGDNFYDQISALHKSMRGSHPDAALYWFCRMIDGGADPRYLARRIIRMAWEDIGLADPRALTMVNDAAETYERLGSPEGELALGQAVVYLAIAPKSNAGYNAFNAAMAHVKKDKSREVPVHLRNAPTKLMKELGYGHEYRYAHDEPNAYAAGETYLPDGMPEPRWYQPVPRGMEAKIADKLAWLRELDRAAGEE; from the coding sequence ATGGCCGACCTGTTTTCCGCCGAACCGCGCCAGCCGCTGGCCGAGGCATTGCGTCCCAAGACGCTGGACGAAGTGATCGGCCAGGGCCACTTGCTGGGCGAGGGCAAGCCCCTGCGGCTGGCGTTCCAGTCCGGCCAGCCGCACTCGATGATCCTGTGGGGCCCGCCCGGCGTGGGCAAGACCACGCTGGCACGCCTGACCGCCAACGCCTTCGATGCCGCGTTCATTGCGCTGTCCGCCGTCTTCGCGGGCGTCAAGGACATCCGCGCCGCGATGGAGCAGGCCCAGCAGAACCTGGACCAGTACGGCCGGCATACCATCCTGTTCGTCGACGAGATCCACCGCTTCAACAAGGCGCAGCAGGATGCGCTGCTGCCGTTCGTCGAATCGGGCCTCGTCACGTTCATCGGCGCGACGACGGAGAACCCCAGCTTCGAGGTCAACTCGGCACTGCTGTCGCGCGCCCAGGTCTACGTGCTCAAATCGCTGACGGACACCGAGATGCGCCAGCTGCTGGACAAGGCGCGCAAGGCCGTGCTGTCGCACCTGCAGTTCGACGAGGTCGCCATCGACACGCTGGTGGGCTTTGCCGACGGCGATGCGCGCCGCTTCCTGAACCTCCTGGAGCAGGCCGACACGGCCGCGCGCTCTTCCGGCACGACGAAGATCGATGCGAAGTTCGTCGAGAACGCGATGACCCTGAACGCGCGCCGCTTCGACAAGGGCGGCGACAACTTCTACGACCAGATCTCGGCCCTGCACAAATCCATGCGCGGCTCGCACCCGGACGCCGCGCTGTACTGGTTCTGCCGCATGATCGACGGTGGCGCCGACCCGAGATATCTCGCCCGCCGCATCATCCGCATGGCATGGGAAGACATCGGCCTGGCGGACCCGCGCGCGCTGACGATGGTCAACGATGCCGCCGAGACGTATGAACGCCTGGGCTCGCCCGAAGGCGAACTGGCGCTGGGCCAGGCCGTCGTCTACCTGGCCATCGCGCCGAAAAGCAACGCCGGCTACAACGCCTTCAACGCTGCCATGGCGCACGTCAAGAAAGACAAGTCGCGCGAGGTGCCCGTACACCTGCGCAATGCGCCGACCAAGCTGATGAAGGAGCTGGGCTACGGCCACGAGTACCGCTATGCCCACGACGAGCCCAACGCCTACGCTGCGGGCGAAACGTACCTGCCCGACGGGATGCCCGAGCCGCGCTGGTACCAGCCCGTGCCGCGCGGGATGGAGGCCAAGATCGCGGACAAGCTGGCGTGGTTGCGGGAGCTGGATCGGGCGGCTGGGGAGGAGTGA
- the lolA gene encoding outer membrane lipoprotein chaperone LolA produces the protein MHRFSFAIAATVLCAANVHASALDQFKTFVGSTKAAKGEFTQTLTKNVDGAKKTSAPSTGTFVFARPGKFIWQYQKPYEQLLQADGEQLYIYDKDLNQVTVKKLGDALGSSPAAILFGSNELEKNFTLSEAGTRDGLEWLKAVPKAKDTSFEQIVIGLKNGQPEAMELRDNFGQTSILAFRKFEKNPALTATSFRFAMPKGADVVNQ, from the coding sequence ATGCATCGTTTTAGCTTTGCCATCGCGGCCACCGTGCTGTGCGCCGCCAACGTCCACGCCAGCGCGCTGGACCAGTTCAAGACCTTCGTCGGCTCGACCAAGGCCGCCAAGGGCGAGTTCACGCAGACGCTCACAAAGAACGTCGATGGCGCGAAAAAGACCTCCGCCCCGTCCACGGGCACCTTCGTGTTCGCCCGCCCCGGCAAGTTCATCTGGCAGTACCAGAAGCCTTACGAACAACTGCTGCAGGCCGACGGCGAGCAGCTGTACATCTACGACAAGGACCTGAACCAGGTCACCGTGAAGAAGCTGGGCGATGCGCTGGGCTCCTCGCCGGCCGCCATCCTGTTCGGCAGCAACGAGCTGGAGAAGAACTTCACCCTGTCCGAAGCGGGCACGCGTGACGGCCTGGAGTGGCTGAAGGCCGTCCCGAAAGCCAAGGACACCAGCTTCGAGCAGATCGTCATCGGCCTGAAGAACGGCCAGCCGGAAGCGATGGAATTGCGCGACAACTTCGGCCAGACCTCCATACTGGCGTTCCGCAAGTTCGAGAAGAATCCGGCCCTTACTGCGACCTCGTTCAGGTTCGCGATGCCGAAGGGCGCGGACGTCGTCAACCAGTAA
- a CDS encoding DNA translocase FtsK, which yields MSKTSQTTGNSYTRTASERQPLPNRLVRLLSEARWFALAALCLYFILIMASYHKVDPGWSHASLVPKVANLGGRAGAWIADLMLYIFGFSAWWWCLYLVRYVWRGYRRLTRTFLLEQPADEDPEHRHEGFIRLVGFVLLLVGSMGLEYLRMRSLHVELPRTPGGVLGQLLGNGAQVGLGSTGGTLMLLLLFGIGFSLFFHVSWMAVAERIGEAIELSIEWVILRYQDREDRRQGMAATVKREEVVVKEREKHVERHPELLQKLAAKAVKAVKGEDKGEPAATAAAPAPAPIIRVEPQMMSIPKSERAEKEKQVPLFGEIENTDMPPLALLDEAPPAQETVAVETLEFTSRLIEKKLSDFGVEAKVVAAYPGPVVTRYEIEPATGVKGSQIVNLARDLARSLSLTSIRVVETIPGKNYMALELPNAKRQIVRLSEIVGSKVYADNASALTVALGKDIAGKPVVADLAKMPHLLVAGTTGSGKSVGINATILSLLYKSDPQDVRMILIDPKMLEMSVYEGIPHLLAPVVTDMRQAGHALNWAVNEMERRYKLMSKLGVRNLAGYNAKIADAAKREQHIPNPFSLTPDSPEPLEKLPTIVIIIDELADLMMVVGKKVEELIARIAQKARAAGLHLILATQRPSVDVITGLIKANIPTRIAFQVSSKIDSRTILDQMGAETLLGMGDMLYMPPGTGLPIRVHGAFVSDDEVHRVVAHLKLQGEPNYIEGILEGGTLEDGSGGAEGAAAGEGGGEADPMYDQAVQVVLKNRRASISLVQRHLRIGYNRAARLLEQMEQSGVVSAMQSNGNRDILVPAASAE from the coding sequence ATGAGCAAAACGAGTCAAACGACTGGCAACAGTTATACGCGCACGGCCTCCGAACGCCAGCCACTGCCGAACCGGCTGGTGCGGCTGCTGTCCGAAGCGCGCTGGTTCGCGCTGGCGGCCCTCTGCCTGTATTTCATCCTGATCATGGCCAGCTACCACAAGGTCGATCCGGGCTGGTCCCATGCCAGCCTGGTGCCGAAGGTCGCCAACCTGGGCGGCCGCGCGGGCGCGTGGATTGCCGACCTGATGCTGTACATCTTCGGTTTCTCCGCCTGGTGGTGGTGCCTGTACCTGGTGCGCTACGTGTGGCGCGGCTACCGTCGCCTGACCCGCACCTTCCTGCTGGAGCAGCCCGCGGACGAAGACCCCGAGCACCGCCATGAGGGCTTCATCCGGCTGGTCGGCTTCGTACTGCTGCTGGTCGGCAGCATGGGCCTGGAGTACCTGCGCATGCGCTCGCTGCACGTGGAGCTGCCGCGCACGCCCGGCGGCGTGCTGGGCCAGCTGCTCGGCAACGGCGCCCAGGTGGGGCTCGGCTCCACCGGGGGCACGCTGATGCTGCTGCTGCTGTTCGGCATCGGCTTCTCGTTGTTCTTCCACGTGTCGTGGATGGCCGTGGCCGAGCGCATCGGCGAAGCGATCGAGCTGTCGATCGAGTGGGTCATCCTGCGCTACCAGGACCGCGAAGACCGCCGCCAGGGCATGGCCGCCACCGTCAAGCGCGAGGAAGTGGTCGTCAAGGAGCGCGAGAAGCACGTCGAGCGCCATCCCGAACTGCTGCAGAAGCTGGCCGCGAAGGCGGTCAAGGCGGTCAAGGGCGAGGACAAGGGCGAGCCGGCCGCAACCGCCGCCGCGCCGGCCCCGGCGCCGATCATCCGCGTCGAGCCGCAGATGATGTCGATCCCGAAATCGGAACGGGCCGAGAAGGAAAAACAGGTGCCGCTGTTCGGCGAGATCGAGAACACCGACATGCCGCCGCTGGCGCTGCTGGACGAGGCGCCGCCGGCGCAGGAAACGGTGGCCGTCGAGACGCTGGAATTCACCAGCCGCCTGATCGAGAAGAAGCTGTCGGACTTCGGCGTCGAGGCCAAGGTCGTCGCCGCCTATCCGGGCCCCGTCGTCACGCGCTACGAGATCGAGCCGGCCACGGGCGTCAAGGGCAGCCAGATCGTCAACCTGGCGCGCGACCTGGCCCGTTCGCTGTCGCTGACGTCGATCCGCGTCGTCGAGACGATTCCGGGCAAGAACTACATGGCGCTGGAACTGCCCAACGCCAAGCGCCAGATCGTGCGCCTGTCCGAGATCGTCGGCTCGAAGGTATATGCCGACAACGCTTCCGCGCTGACCGTCGCGCTGGGCAAGGACATCGCCGGCAAGCCCGTCGTTGCCGACCTGGCCAAGATGCCGCACCTGCTGGTGGCCGGTACCACCGGCTCCGGCAAGTCCGTCGGCATCAACGCGACGATCCTGTCGCTGCTGTACAAGTCCGATCCACAGGACGTGCGCATGATCCTGATCGACCCGAAGATGCTGGAGATGTCCGTCTACGAAGGCATTCCGCACCTGCTGGCACCCGTCGTCACGGACATGCGCCAGGCCGGCCATGCGCTGAACTGGGCCGTCAACGAGATGGAGCGGCGCTACAAGCTGATGTCCAAGCTGGGCGTGCGTAACCTGGCCGGCTACAACGCCAAGATCGCCGATGCGGCCAAGCGCGAGCAACACATCCCGAATCCGTTCTCGCTGACGCCCGATTCGCCGGAACCGCTGGAGAAGCTGCCGACCATCGTCATCATCATCGACGAGCTGGCCGACCTGATGATGGTGGTCGGCAAGAAGGTCGAGGAACTGATCGCCAGGATCGCGCAGAAAGCGCGCGCGGCAGGGCTGCACTTGATTCTGGCCACGCAGCGCCCATCTGTGGACGTGATCACGGGCCTGATCAAGGCCAATATCCCGACGCGTATCGCGTTCCAGGTGTCGTCGAAGATCGACTCGCGCACGATCCTGGACCAGATGGGCGCCGAGACGCTGCTGGGCATGGGCGACATGCTGTACATGCCGCCCGGGACGGGCCTGCCGATCCGCGTGCACGGCGCGTTCGTGTCGGACGACGAGGTGCACCGCGTCGTCGCCCACCTGAAGCTGCAGGGCGAGCCGAACTACATCGAGGGCATCCTGGAGGGAGGCACCCTGGAAGACGGCAGCGGCGGCGCCGAGGGCGCGGCGGCGGGCGAGGGCGGCGGCGAAGCCGACCCGATGTACGACCAGGCCGTGCAGGTGGTGCTGAAGAACCGCCGCGCGTCGATCTCGCTGGTGCAGCGGCACCTGCGCATCGGCTACAACCGCGCGGCGCGCCTGTTGGAACAGATGGAACAGAGCGGCGTGGTCTCGGCCATGCAATCGAACGGCAACCGGGACATCCTGGTTCCGGCCGCTTCCGCAGAATAA
- the trxB gene encoding thioredoxin-disulfide reductase produces the protein MTTTKHARVLILGSGPAGYSAAVYAARANLKPMLITGVEQGGQLMTTTDVENWPGDPLGVQGPELMQRLLQHAERFNTEIVFDHIHTTKLSEKPFRLIGDAGEYTCDALIIATGASAQYLGLPSEEAFMGRGVSACATCDGFFYRGQEVAVIGGGNTAVEEALYLSNIASKVTLIHRRDKFRAEPILVDRLMAKVAEGKIELKLNNNLHEVTGDTSGVTGLTLKSNDGELSTISVHGLFVAIGHKPNTGIFEGQLDMHNGYLKTRAGTEGMATATSIPGVFAAGDVQDHVYRQAITSAGTGCMAALDAQRYLEAQE, from the coding sequence ATGACCACTACCAAACACGCCCGCGTACTGATCCTTGGCTCGGGCCCCGCCGGCTACAGCGCCGCCGTCTATGCCGCGCGCGCCAACCTGAAGCCGATGCTGATCACGGGCGTCGAACAGGGCGGCCAGCTGATGACCACGACGGACGTCGAGAACTGGCCGGGCGACCCGCTGGGCGTGCAGGGTCCGGAGCTGATGCAGCGCCTGCTGCAGCACGCGGAGCGCTTCAACACGGAAATCGTGTTCGACCACATCCACACGACCAAGTTGTCGGAAAAGCCGTTCCGCCTGATCGGCGACGCGGGCGAGTACACATGCGATGCGCTGATCATCGCCACCGGCGCATCGGCGCAGTACCTGGGCCTGCCGTCGGAAGAGGCGTTCATGGGCCGCGGTGTGTCGGCGTGCGCCACCTGCGACGGCTTCTTCTACCGCGGCCAGGAAGTGGCCGTGATCGGCGGCGGCAATACGGCCGTCGAGGAAGCGCTGTACCTGTCGAACATCGCCAGCAAGGTCACGCTGATCCACCGCCGCGACAAGTTCCGCGCCGAGCCGATCCTGGTCGACCGCCTGATGGCAAAGGTCGCCGAAGGCAAGATCGAGCTGAAACTGAACAACAACCTGCACGAAGTGACGGGCGACACCAGCGGCGTGACGGGCCTGACGCTCAAATCGAACGACGGCGAACTGTCGACGATCTCCGTGCACGGCCTGTTCGTCGCCATCGGCCACAAGCCGAACACGGGCATCTTCGAAGGCCAGCTGGACATGCACAACGGCTACCTCAAGACGCGCGCCGGCACCGAAGGCATGGCGACGGCGACGTCGATCCCGGGCGTGTTCGCGGCCGGCGACGTGCAGGACCACGTCTACCGCCAGGCCATCACCAGCGCCGGCACGGGCTGCATGGCCGCGCTGGACGCCCAGCGCTACCTGGAAGCGCAAGAGTAA
- a CDS encoding Smr/MutS family protein — MAGLKSFADLKGLSKQLKEDSEARAAAEAERLRREKEQLAEANVFRGSLGGVKKLPESNRYVPQAPKPIPVAAAPKRPLTAAEQKDDDAAVLREAMLSDLFEVDHYMEEDPALNYLAPGVGGDVMKRLRKGHWPVQDELDLHGLRRDEARDAIAAFLMRSHRRGHRCVCVIHGRGLGSKGQEPVLKSMVHSWLVQTDGVIAFSQARASEGGEGALIVLLRAALRPER, encoded by the coding sequence ATGGCGGGACTGAAGAGCTTTGCCGACCTGAAAGGCTTGAGCAAGCAGCTGAAGGAAGACAGCGAGGCCCGTGCGGCCGCGGAGGCGGAACGCCTGCGCCGCGAAAAGGAACAACTGGCCGAGGCCAATGTGTTCCGCGGCAGCCTGGGCGGCGTCAAGAAGCTGCCCGAGTCGAACCGCTACGTGCCGCAGGCGCCGAAGCCGATCCCTGTCGCGGCGGCACCGAAACGCCCGCTGACGGCCGCCGAGCAGAAGGACGACGACGCGGCCGTGCTGCGCGAAGCGATGCTGTCCGACCTGTTCGAGGTCGATCACTACATGGAAGAAGACCCGGCGCTGAACTACCTGGCGCCCGGCGTCGGCGGCGACGTCATGAAGCGCCTGCGCAAGGGCCACTGGCCCGTGCAGGACGAGCTGGACCTGCATGGCCTGCGCCGCGACGAGGCGCGCGACGCCATCGCTGCGTTCCTGATGCGCTCGCACCGGCGCGGCCACCGCTGCGTCTGCGTCATCCACGGCCGCGGCCTCGGCTCGAAAGGCCAGGAACCGGTGCTGAAATCGATGGTGCACAGCTGGCTGGTGCAGACGGACGGCGTCATCGCCTTCAGCCAGGCCCGCGCCTCCGAGGGCGGCGAAGGCGCCTTGATCGTGCTGCTGCGGGCTGCGCTGCGCCCCGAACGCTGA
- a CDS encoding trimeric intracellular cation channel family protein: protein MKIVPHVSLVTVIEVVAIMVGAFSGFVEARRKRMDIVGVIIVAFIAAFGGGTLRDILLDKRPLFWVEHQEYTILLFVLALTVAPFMKHLRHIVSERLIVVADAVGLGLFAVAGVSQAQAAGMPVFIAAMMGVITGIFGGVLRDIVCNEVPMVFRDGKPYAICAFAGCWMYIVLQHVDIPNDFALWLSAATISMLRLLTWKFDMRIGRPS from the coding sequence ATGAAAATCGTCCCCCACGTCTCCCTCGTCACCGTCATCGAAGTGGTGGCCATCATGGTCGGGGCGTTTTCCGGGTTTGTCGAGGCGCGGCGCAAGCGCATGGACATCGTCGGCGTCATCATCGTCGCCTTCATCGCCGCGTTCGGCGGCGGCACCCTGCGCGACATCCTGCTCGACAAGCGCCCCCTGTTCTGGGTCGAGCACCAGGAATACACGATCCTGCTGTTCGTGCTGGCGCTGACGGTGGCGCCCTTCATGAAGCACCTGCGCCACATCGTGTCGGAACGGCTGATCGTCGTGGCCGACGCCGTCGGCCTGGGCCTGTTTGCCGTGGCGGGCGTGTCACAGGCGCAGGCGGCCGGCATGCCCGTCTTCATCGCGGCCATGATGGGCGTCATTACGGGCATTTTCGGCGGCGTGCTGCGCGACATCGTCTGCAACGAGGTACCGATGGTGTTCCGCGACGGCAAACCCTACGCGATCTGCGCGTTTGCCGGCTGCTGGATGTACATCGTGCTGCAGCACGTGGACATCCCGAACGACTTCGCCCTGTGGCTGAGCGCCGCCACGATCTCGATGCTGCGCCTCCTGACGTGGAAGTTCGACATGCGCATCGGCCGGCCATCCTGA
- a CDS encoding P-II family nitrogen regulator — protein sequence MKQITAVIKPFKLDEVREALAEVNVTGLTVTEVKGFGRQKGHTELYRGAEYVVDFLPKVKVEVVVDDGVAEQVVDAIIKAARTGKIGDGKIFVQNVEQVVRIRTGETGPDAV from the coding sequence ATGAAACAGATTACCGCCGTCATCAAGCCGTTCAAGCTGGACGAAGTGCGCGAGGCACTGGCCGAAGTGAACGTCACCGGCCTGACCGTGACGGAAGTGAAGGGCTTCGGGCGCCAGAAGGGCCACACGGAGCTGTACCGCGGTGCCGAATACGTCGTCGACTTCCTGCCGAAGGTGAAGGTGGAAGTCGTGGTGGACGATGGCGTGGCCGAGCAGGTCGTGGACGCCATCATCAAGGCCGCCCGCACCGGCAAGATCGGCGACGGCAAGATCTTCGTGCAGAACGTCGAGCAGGTCGTGCGCATCCGCACCGGCGAGACGGGCCCGGACGCCGTCTGA
- a CDS encoding NAD(+) synthase → MPQPFHNLYSHDFVRVAVGVPRCRVADPLYNAEQTILLAEQAAAKGALLVAFPELGLSAYTCDDLFHQRALLESALAALARVVEASIRIPAALIVGLPLKVDHRLFNCAVVVAGGRVQGVVPKIYLPNYNEFYEARQFSSADDAISSEIELLGQRVPFGANQLFQVTNLPLMKFHVETCEDLWVPIPPSSYAALAGATVLVNLSASNIVVGKSDYRHHLVGQQSGRCMAAYLYSSAGRGESSTDLAWDGQALIYENGELLAEAERFQDESHIIYGDVDLERLSRDRMRTNTFGQSMRRHADQVAAFRTVGFALELPLRDVLPLQRTVARYPYVPANPQLRDKRCMEVYNIQVQALVQRLSASGMKKVVIGISGGLDSTHALLVCAKALDRLNLPRTNILAYTMPGFATSTRTLEQARRLMAFVGCTAAEIDIRPSCIQMLKDIGHPYAEGREEYDVTFENVQAGERTSHLFRLANHHNGIVIGTGDLSELALGWCTYGVGDHMSHYNVNGSVPKTLIAHLVRWVAESRQFGDADSQVLLDVVNTEISPELVPGKANDDKAPAQSTQSVIGPYELQDFNLYYTLRFGFTPAKIAFLAHHAWKDRAVGAWPEEAHVARNEYALKDIKHNLGIFLRRFFQTSQFKRTCVPNGPKVGSGGSLSPRGDWRAPSDSESVLWLENLKTVPDA, encoded by the coding sequence ATGCCGCAACCATTCCACAACCTGTATTCCCATGATTTCGTCCGCGTGGCCGTTGGCGTGCCGCGCTGCCGCGTGGCCGACCCGCTCTACAACGCCGAGCAGACGATCCTGCTGGCCGAGCAGGCCGCCGCCAAGGGCGCGCTGCTGGTCGCGTTTCCCGAGCTGGGCCTGTCGGCCTATACCTGCGACGACCTGTTCCACCAGCGCGCCTTGCTGGAAAGCGCGCTGGCGGCGCTGGCACGGGTGGTGGAAGCGTCGATCCGCATTCCGGCCGCGCTGATCGTCGGCCTGCCGCTGAAGGTCGATCACCGGCTGTTCAATTGCGCCGTCGTCGTCGCGGGCGGGCGGGTGCAGGGTGTCGTGCCGAAGATCTACCTGCCCAACTACAACGAATTCTACGAAGCGCGCCAGTTCAGCAGCGCAGACGATGCCATCTCGAGCGAGATCGAGCTGCTGGGCCAGCGCGTGCCGTTCGGCGCCAACCAGCTGTTCCAGGTAACGAACCTGCCGCTGATGAAGTTCCACGTCGAGACGTGCGAAGACCTGTGGGTACCGATCCCGCCGTCGTCGTATGCGGCGCTGGCCGGGGCGACGGTGCTGGTCAACCTGTCGGCGTCCAATATCGTCGTCGGCAAATCGGACTACCGGCACCATCTGGTCGGGCAGCAGTCGGGTCGTTGCATGGCCGCCTACCTGTACTCGTCGGCCGGACGGGGCGAGTCCAGCACCGACCTGGCCTGGGATGGCCAGGCCCTGATCTACGAGAACGGCGAGCTGCTGGCCGAGGCCGAGCGCTTCCAGGACGAGTCGCACATCATCTACGGCGACGTCGACCTGGAGCGGCTGTCGCGCGACCGCATGCGCACCAACACGTTCGGCCAGTCGATGCGGCGCCATGCCGACCAGGTGGCCGCATTCCGCACCGTGGGCTTCGCACTGGAGCTGCCGCTGCGCGACGTGCTGCCGCTGCAGCGCACCGTCGCCCGTTATCCGTACGTGCCGGCCAATCCCCAGCTGCGCGACAAACGCTGCATGGAGGTCTACAACATCCAGGTGCAGGCGCTGGTGCAGCGCCTGTCCGCCAGCGGCATGAAGAAGGTCGTCATCGGCATTTCCGGCGGCCTTGATTCGACGCATGCGCTGCTGGTCTGCGCCAAGGCGCTGGACCGCCTGAACCTGCCGCGCACGAACATCCTGGCCTACACGATGCCGGGCTTCGCCACCAGCACGCGCACCCTGGAGCAGGCGCGCCGGCTGATGGCGTTCGTCGGCTGCACGGCGGCGGAGATCGACATCCGCCCCAGCTGCATCCAGATGCTCAAGGACATCGGCCATCCGTATGCCGAAGGGCGCGAGGAATACGACGTCACGTTCGAGAACGTGCAGGCGGGCGAGCGCACCAGCCACCTGTTCCGGCTGGCGAACCACCACAACGGCATCGTCATCGGCACGGGCGACCTGTCCGAGCTGGCACTGGGCTGGTGTACGTACGGCGTGGGCGACCATATGTCGCACTACAACGTCAACGGCAGCGTGCCGAAGACGCTGATCGCGCACCTGGTGCGCTGGGTGGCCGAGAGCCGCCAGTTCGGCGACGCCGACTCGCAGGTCTTGCTGGACGTCGTCAACACCGAGATCAGCCCCGAGCTGGTGCCGGGCAAGGCCAACGACGACAAGGCGCCGGCGCAAAGCACGCAAAGCGTCATCGGCCCCTACGAACTGCAGGACTTCAACCTGTACTACACGCTGCGCTTCGGCTTCACGCCCGCCAAGATCGCGTTCCTCGCGCACCACGCGTGGAAGGACCGCGCGGTGGGCGCCTGGCCGGAAGAGGCGCACGTGGCACGCAACGAATACGCGCTCAAGGACATCAAGCACAACCTCGGCATCTTCCTGCGCCGCTTCTTCCAGACCAGCCAGTTCAAGCGCACCTGCGTGCCGAACGGACCCAAGGTCGGCTCGGGCGGCTCGCTGTCGCCGCGTGGCGACTGGCGTGCCCCGAGCGACTCCGAGTCGGTGCTGTGGCTGGAGAATCTGAAGACCGTGCCGGACGCCTGA